From Actinomyces slackii, a single genomic window includes:
- a CDS encoding diguanylate cyclase, producing the protein MESQIGYERLFDPQDIFFSTTDLKGVIQNTNRTFDMLSRYSRDRLIGAAHNIIRHLDMPAGLFRLMWDDLQANRPVCAYVTNRAVDGLDYRVFATVVPLREGYLSVRIKPMDTATRTAAEDAYRRVRAKERQLASRAASRHQIGEYGAGELAGELRSLGYGSLQDMTLASLPREVASLVSAGVRVPAVAPEAMGPVARILNTVASIERDTNALVFELDEYMRLITTMESTHASVAGVQGRISRIGQLVSLESGAAARTKAQVLAERIAELAQAANTELSGLPNRLSTMHDAVTQLRFAVALMRLLTLMVGRFAHSILDGSEEDAVHSLTDLCEALESGFAGLTPVLRSVSTQVGQLDDSLRTVTSSLDRAARRLGQWVDVRGGGEAASGSAVVDEVAGLTAQGFPEVRSLAQLAAECRGLALHYDATATEQRLMEIRRSLAELR; encoded by the coding sequence ATGGAATCGCAGATCGGATACGAGCGCCTGTTCGACCCGCAGGACATCTTCTTCTCCACGACGGACCTCAAGGGTGTCATTCAGAACACCAACAGGACCTTCGACATGCTCTCGCGGTACTCCCGGGACCGCCTGATCGGCGCCGCCCACAACATCATCCGCCACCTGGACATGCCCGCCGGCCTGTTCCGCCTCATGTGGGACGACCTCCAGGCCAACCGGCCCGTGTGCGCCTACGTGACCAACCGCGCCGTCGACGGCCTGGACTACCGGGTCTTCGCCACCGTGGTGCCCCTGCGGGAGGGCTACCTGTCCGTGCGCATCAAGCCCATGGACACCGCCACGCGCACGGCGGCCGAGGACGCCTACCGCCGGGTGCGGGCCAAGGAGCGCCAACTCGCCTCTCGCGCGGCCTCGCGTCATCAGATCGGGGAGTACGGGGCCGGTGAGCTGGCCGGTGAGCTGCGCTCCCTGGGGTATGGCTCTCTGCAGGATATGACGCTGGCCTCCCTGCCGCGGGAGGTGGCCTCCCTGGTCTCGGCCGGAGTGCGCGTGCCGGCGGTGGCCCCCGAGGCCATGGGGCCGGTGGCCCGCATCCTCAACACGGTCGCCTCCATCGAGCGGGACACCAATGCGCTGGTCTTCGAGCTCGACGAGTACATGCGCCTGATCACCACCATGGAGTCCACGCACGCCTCCGTGGCCGGGGTGCAGGGCCGCATCAGCCGCATCGGCCAGCTGGTCTCCCTGGAGAGCGGGGCGGCTGCTCGCACCAAGGCCCAGGTCCTGGCCGAGCGCATCGCCGAGCTGGCTCAGGCGGCCAACACCGAGCTGTCCGGCCTGCCCAATCGCCTGAGCACCATGCACGACGCCGTGACCCAGCTGCGCTTCGCCGTGGCGCTCATGCGCCTGCTGACTCTCATGGTGGGGCGCTTCGCCCACTCCATCCTCGACGGCTCCGAGGAGGACGCCGTCCACTCCCTGACCGACCTGTGCGAGGCGCTGGAGTCCGGGTTCGCCGGGCTGACCCCGGTGCTGCGCTCGGTGAGCACCCAGGTCGGCCAGCTCGACGACTCGCTGCGCACGGTGACCTCCAGCCTTGACCGCGCGGCCCGGCGCCTGGGCCAGTGGGTGGATGTGCGCGGCGGCGGCGAGGCGGCCTCGGGCTCGGCCGTGGTCGATGAGGTGGCCGGCCTGACCGCCCAGGGCTTCCCGGAGGTGCGCTCCCTGGCCCAGCTGGCCGCCGAGTGCCGCGGCCTGGCGCTGCACTACGACGCCACTGCCACCGAGCAGCGCCTCATGGAGATCCGCCGCTCCCTGGCCGAGCTGCGGTGA
- the topA gene encoding type I DNA topoisomerase, with the protein MSTKLVIVESPNKVRSIAGYLGDDFEVEASVGHIRDLPQPSELPATMKKGPYGKFAVDVEDGFTPYYVVNPDKKKTVAQLKKALKGADELYLATDDDREGEAIAWHLLEVLKPTIPVKRMTFTEITREAVTRALASTRELDTNRVDAQETRRILDRLVGYEVSPVLWRKVRQGLSAGRVQSVATRLVVERERERMAFVSAAYWGVEARLTTVLSPVDATAREAASFTARLATLDGRRVATGRDFQDDGQLRPAALKASAVHLHEVGARAVAEAIERGEPRVAGLEEKPYRRRPAAPFTTSTLQQEASRKLRMNPRETMRVAQGLYENGFITYMRTDSTALSGQAVAAARTQVAELYGAEYVPSSPRLYASRSKGAQEAHEAIRPAGDHFRTPAQVSSQLTGAQFRLYELIWKRTVASQMADAVGSTATVTVEVPLTAARGESRDAGPTFSLAGLTASGTVITFRGFLAAYEEGRDAERYEDAPAAKEEKEARLPSMISGQELAPLGVEASGHETTPPPRYTEASLVKALEEREIGRPSTYAATMSTISDRGYVDHRGQALVPTWLAFAVTRLLEENFAELVDYDFTASMERDLDRIAAGEEDRVAWLTRFYNGQAPDAGSPETASALTAQGLKGLVAGLGEIDARAVNSIEIGEGVTLRVGRYGPYLEDAEGKRANVPADVAPDELGLDKARELFARAADDGRELGTDPATGHTIIAKDGRYGPYVTEVLPAPEAAPEPEAASGAAKKRTARKAAGPKPRTASLLKSMDLSTVTLEQALDLLSLPRVVGQDPESGQDITAQNGRYGPYLKKGTDSRSLETEEQIFSITLEGALELFSQPKRRRGQSARGPLRELGTDPASGRPVVIKDGRFGPYFTDGETNVTLRRDDDPATVTPERAYELLAEKRAKGPAKKRTTRKTTAKKTTAKKTTTKKAPAKRTTATTTATKSDDS; encoded by the coding sequence GTGTCCACCAAGCTCGTCATCGTGGAGTCCCCCAACAAGGTGCGCTCCATTGCCGGCTACCTCGGCGATGACTTCGAGGTCGAGGCCTCCGTGGGGCACATCCGGGACCTTCCCCAGCCCTCTGAGCTGCCGGCCACCATGAAGAAGGGCCCCTACGGGAAGTTCGCGGTCGACGTCGAGGACGGCTTCACCCCCTACTACGTGGTCAACCCGGACAAGAAGAAGACGGTCGCCCAGCTCAAGAAGGCCCTCAAGGGGGCCGACGAGCTCTACCTGGCCACCGACGACGACCGCGAGGGCGAGGCCATCGCCTGGCACCTGCTGGAGGTGCTCAAGCCCACCATCCCCGTCAAGCGCATGACCTTCACGGAGATCACCCGCGAGGCGGTCACTCGGGCCCTGGCCTCGACCCGCGAGCTGGACACCAACCGGGTCGACGCCCAGGAGACCCGCCGCATCCTGGACCGCCTGGTGGGCTACGAGGTCAGCCCCGTCCTGTGGCGCAAGGTCCGCCAGGGGCTGTCGGCCGGCCGGGTCCAGTCCGTGGCCACCCGCCTGGTGGTCGAGCGCGAGCGCGAGCGCATGGCCTTCGTCTCCGCCGCCTACTGGGGCGTGGAGGCCCGCCTGACCACCGTTCTGTCCCCGGTGGACGCCACGGCCCGCGAGGCCGCCTCCTTCACCGCCCGCCTGGCCACCCTCGACGGTCGCCGCGTGGCCACGGGGCGCGACTTCCAGGACGACGGCCAGCTGCGCCCCGCCGCCCTCAAGGCCTCGGCCGTCCACCTCCACGAGGTGGGGGCCCGCGCCGTCGCCGAGGCCATCGAGCGCGGGGAGCCGCGCGTGGCCGGCCTGGAGGAGAAGCCCTACCGGCGCCGCCCGGCCGCGCCCTTCACCACCTCCACCCTTCAGCAGGAGGCCTCCCGGAAGCTGCGCATGAACCCGCGGGAGACCATGCGCGTGGCCCAGGGCCTGTACGAGAACGGCTTCATCACCTACATGCGCACCGACTCCACGGCCCTGTCCGGCCAGGCCGTGGCCGCCGCCCGCACCCAGGTGGCCGAGCTCTACGGCGCCGAGTACGTGCCGTCCTCCCCGCGCCTGTACGCCTCGAGGTCCAAGGGCGCGCAGGAGGCGCACGAGGCCATCCGTCCCGCCGGAGACCACTTCCGCACCCCGGCCCAGGTCTCCTCCCAGCTCACCGGCGCCCAGTTCCGCCTCTACGAGCTCATCTGGAAGCGCACCGTGGCCTCGCAGATGGCCGACGCCGTCGGCTCCACGGCCACGGTGACCGTGGAGGTCCCGCTGACGGCGGCTCGCGGGGAGTCGCGCGATGCCGGCCCCACCTTCTCCCTGGCGGGCCTGACGGCCTCGGGCACGGTCATCACCTTCCGCGGCTTCCTGGCGGCCTATGAGGAGGGCCGCGACGCCGAGCGCTATGAGGATGCCCCGGCCGCCAAGGAGGAGAAGGAGGCGCGCCTGCCCTCGATGATCTCCGGCCAGGAGCTGGCCCCCCTGGGCGTGGAGGCCTCCGGCCATGAGACCACCCCGCCGCCGCGGTACACGGAGGCCTCCCTGGTCAAGGCCCTGGAGGAGCGGGAGATCGGCCGCCCCTCGACCTATGCGGCCACCATGTCGACGATCTCGGACCGCGGGTACGTGGATCATCGGGGCCAGGCCCTGGTCCCCACGTGGCTGGCCTTCGCCGTCACGCGCCTGCTGGAGGAGAACTTCGCCGAGCTGGTCGACTACGACTTCACCGCCTCCATGGAGCGCGACCTGGACCGCATCGCCGCCGGCGAGGAGGACCGGGTGGCCTGGCTGACCCGCTTCTACAACGGGCAGGCGCCGGATGCCGGCAGTCCGGAGACGGCGTCGGCCCTGACCGCCCAGGGGCTCAAGGGCCTGGTGGCGGGCTTGGGGGAGATCGACGCCAGGGCCGTGAACTCCATTGAGATCGGCGAGGGCGTGACCCTGCGCGTGGGGCGCTACGGCCCCTACCTGGAGGATGCCGAGGGCAAGCGCGCCAATGTGCCGGCCGACGTCGCCCCCGATGAGCTGGGGCTGGACAAGGCCCGCGAGCTGTTCGCCCGCGCCGCCGACGACGGTCGCGAGCTGGGCACGGACCCGGCCACGGGGCACACCATCATCGCCAAGGATGGCCGCTACGGGCCCTACGTCACCGAGGTCCTGCCCGCCCCGGAGGCCGCCCCTGAGCCCGAGGCGGCCTCAGGCGCCGCCAAGAAGCGCACGGCGAGGAAGGCCGCCGGCCCCAAGCCCCGCACCGCCAGCCTGCTGAAGTCCATGGACCTGTCCACCGTGACCCTGGAGCAGGCGCTGGACCTGCTCAGCCTGCCGCGGGTGGTGGGACAGGACCCCGAGTCCGGCCAGGACATCACCGCTCAGAACGGCCGCTACGGCCCCTACCTGAAGAAGGGCACGGACTCGCGCTCCCTGGAGACGGAGGAGCAGATCTTCTCCATCACCCTGGAGGGGGCGCTGGAGCTGTTCTCCCAGCCCAAGCGCCGCCGGGGCCAGAGCGCGCGCGGGCCCTTGCGCGAGCTGGGAACGGACCCGGCCTCGGGCCGTCCCGTGGTGATCAAGGACGGGCGATTCGGCCCCTACTTCACCGACGGGGAGACGAATGTGACCCTGCGCCGCGATGATGACCCGGCCACGGTGACCCCCGAGCGCGCCTATGAGCTGCTGGCCGAGAAGCGCGCCAAGGGCCCGGCCAAGAAGCGCACCACGCGCAAGACCACCGCGAAGAAGACGACCGCCAAGAAGACGACGACCAAGAAGGCCCCGGCCAAGAGGACGACGGCGACGACGACCGCCACCAAGTCCGACGACTCCTGA
- a CDS encoding DUF3060 domain-containing protein produces the protein MRRFAPSAAVLALTLALGACSLTVDGGSSGSSDSASSAGQGGDDTTQSQAAAPEADDAASAADDAVDEAVDKAKDAAKDAARDAAKDAATDASVPSDISDPGWVSVLTDGNVVEPDAEGKVSVTTAMADTKVVGEVTQLDVSGAMSTVAAEKVGTLTVSAADVTVYVRSVDKVVISGANVTVHWLEGDPQVDNTGVGNTATKLEQ, from the coding sequence ATGCGCCGTTTCGCGCCATCCGCAGCTGTTCTCGCCCTGACCCTGGCCCTGGGCGCCTGCTCGCTCACCGTCGACGGCGGCTCCTCCGGCTCCTCCGACTCCGCCAGCTCCGCCGGCCAGGGCGGCGATGACACCACGCAGTCCCAGGCCGCCGCGCCGGAGGCGGACGATGCCGCCAGCGCGGCTGACGATGCCGTTGACGAGGCCGTCGACAAGGCCAAGGACGCCGCCAAGGACGCCGCCAGGGACGCTGCCAAGGACGCCGCCACTGACGCCAGCGTCCCCTCCGACATCTCCGACCCGGGCTGGGTCTCGGTGCTCACCGATGGCAACGTGGTGGAGCCCGACGCCGAGGGGAAGGTCTCGGTGACCACCGCCATGGCGGATACCAAAGTGGTCGGTGAGGTCACCCAGCTCGATGTCTCGGGCGCCATGAGCACCGTCGCCGCGGAGAAGGTCGGCACGCTCACTGTCAGCGCCGCGGATGTGACCGTCTACGTGCGCAGCGTCGACAAGGTCGTCATCAGCGGCGCCAATGTCACCGTCCACTGGCTCGAGGGAGACCCGCAGGTCGACAACACCGGCGTGGGCAACACCGCCACCAAGCTGGAGCAGTGA
- a CDS encoding response regulator transcription factor, translated as MTWSASPAPAASPAPTAQAGAPAATVLLVDDEAPIRRSLGPYLERSGYRVMLASDGAEALELLGAYEIDIVVSDVLMPRMDGRELVRRVRSGGEWTPIILLTQVDASYERVSALDDGADDYLSKPFDPAELASRIRAVLRRTQGASAPLSSAPRLTAGNLVLDRASRRVVLGGRELALTPKATMLLDYLMSHPGELHTREALLASLWGIDFATSTRAVDHRIREIRQALGDDAANPTYIETVPSVGYRFRAGVRA; from the coding sequence ATGACCTGGTCCGCCTCCCCCGCGCCCGCCGCATCCCCCGCGCCCACGGCCCAGGCCGGGGCTCCGGCCGCCACCGTCCTGCTGGTCGACGACGAGGCCCCCATCCGCCGTTCCCTGGGCCCCTACCTGGAGCGCAGCGGCTACCGGGTGATGCTGGCCTCCGACGGCGCCGAGGCCCTGGAGCTGCTGGGCGCCTACGAGATCGACATCGTCGTCTCCGACGTCCTCATGCCGCGCATGGACGGCCGGGAGCTGGTGCGGCGGGTGCGCTCGGGCGGGGAATGGACCCCCATCATCCTGCTCACCCAGGTCGACGCCTCCTACGAGCGGGTCTCGGCCCTGGACGACGGCGCCGACGACTACCTGTCCAAGCCCTTCGACCCCGCTGAGCTGGCCTCGCGAATCCGCGCCGTGCTGCGCCGCACCCAGGGCGCGAGCGCCCCGCTGAGCTCGGCCCCCCGGCTGACCGCCGGGAACCTGGTGCTGGATCGGGCCTCGCGCCGCGTCGTCCTGGGAGGGCGGGAGCTGGCGCTGACTCCCAAGGCGACCATGCTGCTGGACTACCTCATGAGCCATCCCGGGGAGCTGCACACCCGCGAGGCCCTGCTGGCCTCCCTATGGGGCATCGACTTCGCCACCTCGACCCGGGCGGTGGATCACCGCATCCGCGAGATCCGTCAGGCCCTGGGCGACGACGCCGCCAACCCGACCTACATCGAGACCGTGCCCTCCGTGGGCTACCGGTTCCGCGCCGGGGTCCGCGCGTGA
- a CDS encoding sensor histidine kinase has translation MTAAAPAGKPIPAPAAGQPAPAPASPPSSGASAQAPATAWASSDRPGTSQAAEPQEQRRRTPRWRAALWIGAVALLGLAVAFAQVAYGRTMVSLTASVPLLVLEAGLILLLIPAAVVAVRRLLARARDRARREAGREAWERHQQFLRRLDHELKNPLTAVRAAVADMPQASRAERKARLDVVDAQARRMGRLITDLRKLAELETAELAWEDVDLAETVTDAVEAVREEIAASGNHTLIGLDLPQVPWPLPHVRGDGDLLYSVIYNVVSNAAKYTPPGGSIEVRGREEAGTVTIEVADTGIGVPQGDMPVVWAELGRAGNARGLPGSGLGLPLVATIVRRHGGRATMSSKEGVGSRVWVSLPVAGPRQTGDRWAT, from the coding sequence GTGACCGCGGCTGCGCCCGCCGGGAAGCCCATCCCGGCTCCGGCCGCCGGGCAGCCGGCCCCGGCACCGGCCTCCCCGCCGTCGTCGGGCGCCTCGGCCCAGGCGCCGGCGACGGCCTGGGCCAGCAGCGATCGGCCGGGGACCTCCCAGGCCGCCGAGCCCCAGGAGCAGCGGCGGCGCACTCCGCGGTGGCGGGCCGCGCTGTGGATCGGCGCGGTCGCGCTCCTGGGCCTGGCCGTGGCCTTCGCGCAGGTGGCCTACGGGCGCACCATGGTCTCCCTGACGGCATCCGTGCCGCTGCTGGTGCTGGAGGCCGGCCTCATCCTCCTGCTCATCCCCGCCGCCGTGGTGGCAGTGCGCCGCCTGCTGGCCCGCGCCCGGGACCGGGCCCGGCGGGAGGCGGGCCGGGAGGCCTGGGAGCGCCACCAGCAGTTCCTGCGGCGCCTGGACCATGAGCTGAAGAACCCGTTGACGGCGGTGCGCGCAGCCGTGGCGGATATGCCGCAGGCCTCGCGCGCGGAGCGCAAGGCGCGCCTGGATGTGGTCGATGCCCAGGCTAGGCGCATGGGCCGGCTCATCACGGACCTGCGCAAGCTGGCCGAGCTGGAGACCGCCGAGCTGGCCTGGGAGGACGTGGACCTGGCCGAGACGGTGACCGACGCCGTCGAGGCCGTGCGGGAGGAGATCGCCGCCAGCGGCAATCACACCCTCATCGGCCTGGACCTGCCCCAGGTGCCCTGGCCCCTTCCGCATGTGCGCGGGGACGGGGACCTGCTGTACTCGGTGATCTACAACGTGGTGTCGAATGCGGCCAAGTACACGCCCCCCGGCGGGAGCATCGAGGTGCGGGGTCGGGAGGAGGCCGGGACGGTCACCATCGAGGTGGCGGACACCGGCATCGGCGTGCCCCAGGGGGACATGCCGGTGGTGTGGGCCGAGCTGGGGCGGGCCGGCAATGCCCGTGGATTGCCGGGCTCCGGCCTGGGCCTGCCGCTGGTGGCCACCATCGTCCGCCGTCATGGGGGCCGGGCCACCATGAGTTCCAAGGAGGGCGTGGGCTCGCGGGTGTGGGTCTCCCTGCCTGTCGCAGGACCGCGACAGACCGGGGACAGGTGGGCGACATGA
- a CDS encoding OmpA family protein, with product MNKALPMRRFLTLACASACALSLTACSLNLGSGSSGSDAAAPASEASSQADGETGAQSQASNSSGASAGATTGASAQTVAGYEAGEIPPIPMFTLPDLGLLTDSGGAFTQDLTRDITSVPGVSVGPARCDEPGVLSTGSGTTVIGGDGSASSASSQGPAVVNNGDGSASYSKDNVSIVNNGDGSGSYSDGTVSIVVNGDKSGSYTDTHLSVVVNGDGSGSYTNSQTGESIVINSDGSGSYSTGEVSIVNNGDGSGSYTDKSLSIVNNGDGTALVNAQTVKAKPLPKVGKVGDFPSIDAVNPVTSCGTVITLEDGVLFDFGASEVRADASTTLGNLATVLKDAKAPSIQVLGHTDSIADDAFNQTLSEERAQAVADALKADGVNASMEVIGHGETRPVAPNENPDGSDNPAGRQLNRRVEIFIPAF from the coding sequence ATGAACAAAGCACTCCCCATGCGGCGCTTCCTGACCCTGGCATGCGCCTCAGCCTGCGCCCTGTCCCTGACCGCCTGCTCCCTCAACCTCGGGAGCGGCTCCTCCGGCTCCGATGCCGCCGCCCCGGCCTCCGAGGCCAGCTCACAGGCCGACGGCGAGACCGGCGCTCAGTCCCAGGCCTCGAACTCCTCGGGGGCGAGCGCCGGCGCGACCACTGGTGCCAGCGCCCAGACCGTGGCCGGCTATGAGGCCGGCGAGATCCCTCCCATCCCCATGTTCACCCTGCCCGACCTGGGGCTGCTGACCGACTCCGGCGGCGCCTTCACCCAGGACCTGACCAGGGACATCACCTCGGTGCCCGGGGTGAGTGTGGGTCCGGCCCGCTGCGATGAGCCCGGTGTCCTGTCCACCGGCTCGGGCACCACGGTGATCGGCGGCGACGGATCGGCCTCCTCGGCCTCATCCCAGGGGCCCGCCGTGGTCAACAACGGCGATGGCTCGGCCAGCTACAGCAAGGACAATGTCTCCATCGTCAACAATGGTGATGGCTCGGGCAGCTACTCCGACGGAACGGTCTCCATCGTGGTCAACGGGGATAAGTCAGGCAGCTACACCGACACTCACCTGTCCGTCGTGGTCAATGGTGACGGCTCGGGCAGCTACACCAACTCGCAGACGGGCGAGTCCATCGTCATCAACAGCGACGGGTCGGGCAGCTACTCCACGGGTGAGGTCTCCATCGTCAACAACGGCGACGGCTCGGGGTCCTACACCGACAAGAGCCTGTCGATTGTCAACAACGGTGACGGCACGGCCCTGGTCAACGCTCAGACGGTGAAGGCCAAGCCGCTGCCCAAGGTCGGCAAGGTGGGCGACTTCCCCTCCATCGACGCCGTCAACCCGGTGACCTCCTGCGGCACCGTGATCACCCTGGAGGACGGGGTGCTCTTCGACTTCGGCGCCTCGGAGGTGCGCGCGGACGCCTCGACCACCCTGGGCAACCTGGCCACCGTGCTCAAGGACGCCAAGGCTCCTTCCATCCAGGTGCTGGGGCACACGGACTCGATCGCCGACGACGCCTTCAACCAGACCCTCTCCGAGGAGCGCGCCCAGGCGGTGGCCGATGCCCTCAAGGCCGACGGCGTCAACGCCTCCATGGAGGTCATCGGCCATGGGGAGACCCGGCCCGTGGCTCCCAATGAGAACCCGGACGGCTCGGACAATCCCGCGGGCCGCCAGCTCAACCGTCGGGTGGAGATCTTCATCCCGGCCTTCTGA
- a CDS encoding GntR family transcriptional regulator, with protein MPLTVVLSNTAGVPIYEQIAQQVRDAILSGQVEADEMMPSIRALARDLRVSVITTTRAYADLTSEGFLANVPGKGYFVLPRDSELVREQVLREVEEHLDRAVERAHLAQLSSQELHAMLDTVIDTAKENP; from the coding sequence ATGCCGCTGACTGTGGTCCTGTCGAACACGGCGGGCGTCCCCATCTACGAGCAGATCGCTCAGCAGGTGAGGGATGCCATCCTCTCGGGCCAGGTGGAGGCCGACGAGATGATGCCCTCGATCCGCGCATTGGCCCGGGACCTGCGCGTCAGTGTCATCACCACGACGCGCGCCTACGCCGACCTGACATCCGAGGGCTTCCTCGCCAATGTCCCCGGGAAGGGCTACTTCGTCCTGCCCCGCGATTCGGAGCTCGTGCGCGAGCAGGTGCTGCGGGAGGTCGAGGAGCACCTCGACCGCGCCGTTGAGCGGGCCCATCTGGCCCAGCTCAGCAGCCAGGAGCTGCACGCCATGCTCGATACCGTCATTGACACCGCCAAGGAGAACCCGTGA
- a CDS encoding ABC transporter ATP-binding protein encodes MNPVEISHLTKRFKGGFALEDVTFSVPAGYVTGFVGANGAGKTTTIKAILGMIHLDRGSATCLPHERIGVVFDSPPYHGQWRVRDVERGLAPFYPTWDSEVFAREIGAAGLRPAQKVEELSRGMGMRLQMAVALAHNPELLILDEPTSGLDPLARTEMVDSLAQYMTQESHTILFSTHITADLDRLADYLVILSQGRVVANGTAADIVDSFRVVRGTPDCLTPEVRMASLGLRSTQLGWEAMLPVADAEAIAERVVVERPTIEDLAVYIAKEARGE; translated from the coding sequence GTGAACCCAGTGGAGATCAGCCACCTGACCAAGCGCTTCAAAGGCGGATTCGCCCTGGAGGACGTCACCTTCTCCGTGCCGGCCGGATACGTCACAGGCTTCGTGGGGGCCAACGGCGCGGGCAAGACGACGACGATCAAGGCCATCCTGGGCATGATCCACCTGGACCGGGGATCGGCCACCTGCCTGCCCCACGAGCGCATCGGCGTGGTCTTCGACTCCCCTCCCTACCACGGGCAGTGGCGGGTGCGCGACGTCGAGCGGGGCCTGGCCCCCTTCTACCCCACCTGGGACTCCGAGGTCTTCGCCCGGGAGATCGGGGCCGCCGGGCTCAGGCCCGCCCAGAAGGTCGAGGAGCTCAGCCGCGGCATGGGCATGCGCCTGCAGATGGCCGTGGCCCTGGCCCACAACCCGGAGCTGCTCATCCTCGATGAGCCGACCTCCGGGCTGGACCCCTTGGCGCGCACCGAGATGGTGGACTCCCTGGCCCAGTACATGACCCAGGAGAGCCACACGATCCTCTTCTCCACGCATATCACCGCTGACCTGGACCGCCTGGCCGACTATCTCGTCATCCTCTCCCAGGGCAGGGTGGTGGCCAATGGGACGGCGGCTGACATCGTGGACTCCTTCCGCGTGGTGCGGGGGACTCCGGACTGCCTGACCCCCGAGGTGCGCATGGCCAGCCTGGGCCTGCGCAGCACCCAGCTGGGCTGGGAGGCCATGCTGCCGGTGGCCGACGCCGAGGCGATCGCCGAGCGCGTGGTCGTCGAGCGGCCCACGATCGAGGACCTGGCCGTCTACATCGCCAAGGAGGCCCGTGGTGAGTGA
- a CDS encoding ABC-2 transporter permease codes for MSETLAPHGWVEPGGMLRVERAGGAAREWAAPMLASPRVAEPGRAAVRAGSASGPAEPSAAAGSGRGHGERRPGAWVAVLRLELLMIRPWMVMLTVLTALAAGVSAGAVMGHGDKAIGLGVWAGITVTLTLLQRTMWLADSMFGLRSLHGALPMSRRDLINARCVIIMATGAVAALGPVMMTLTPAVMGDEVLRGGDLLRAAALTIAQVAFISLHMPAHMRFGERAVGMAAWLGAAVAVSGAVGAVGWGLSQMIGDAEAGPMTALAALGYAAVMSAVVIEACRRLSAYVYLRQDH; via the coding sequence GTGAGTGAGACGCTGGCGCCGCACGGCTGGGTGGAGCCCGGCGGCATGCTGAGAGTCGAGCGAGCGGGCGGGGCCGCCCGGGAGTGGGCCGCCCCGATGCTGGCCTCGCCGCGGGTGGCCGAGCCCGGGAGGGCGGCGGTGCGTGCGGGGAGCGCGAGCGGGCCGGCTGAGCCCTCGGCCGCAGCGGGGTCGGGGAGGGGTCATGGTGAGCGGCGTCCCGGTGCGTGGGTGGCGGTGCTGAGGCTCGAGCTCCTCATGATCCGGCCGTGGATGGTGATGTTGACGGTGCTGACCGCCCTGGCGGCAGGAGTGAGCGCGGGAGCCGTGATGGGGCACGGCGACAAGGCGATCGGCCTCGGGGTATGGGCGGGGATCACCGTCACCCTGACGCTGCTCCAGCGGACGATGTGGCTCGCGGACTCCATGTTCGGTCTCAGGTCTTTGCACGGGGCCCTGCCCATGTCGCGCAGGGATCTGATCAATGCTCGCTGCGTCATCATCATGGCGACGGGCGCGGTCGCCGCCCTGGGGCCCGTCATGATGACGCTGACGCCCGCGGTGATGGGCGATGAGGTGCTCCGAGGCGGTGATCTGCTGCGGGCGGCGGCCCTCACGATCGCCCAGGTGGCCTTCATCTCCCTCCACATGCCGGCACATATGCGATTCGGCGAGCGCGCGGTGGGGATGGCGGCATGGCTGGGCGCGGCTGTTGCGGTCTCAGGCGCGGTAGGAGCCGTGGGATGGGGCCTGTCCCAGATGATTGGCGACGCCGAGGCGGGGCCGATGACGGCGCTCGCGGCCCTGGGGTACGCGGCGGTGATGAGTGCTGTGGTGATCGAGGCCTGCCGGCGCCTGAGCGCGTATGTCTATCTCCGGCAGGATCACTGA
- a CDS encoding ABC-2 transporter permease has translation MMDEAQEGSVMEPAEPMDRLTGLRAVWEVIRLDLLLAQRPPRIAAMAALYGVTIFHAVGYPLMEIGRVAVFVIPVAILVVNELMWASPSRAGASFLYAALPIERGHVVGARLLITGAHVLMISAMVLATLAITERDAEAWRSNILYFLVALMLVAISLPIALIRSQAVRLSMIALLYFLAPAVVGFVEGFTQGIKGGEYAPGASALTVSAPGLWLCAASCAAVVVASGLLTAWMYKRQDL, from the coding sequence ATGATGGATGAGGCACAAGAGGGCAGTGTGATGGAGCCGGCGGAGCCCATGGATCGCCTCACGGGCCTCAGGGCTGTGTGGGAGGTGATTCGCCTGGACCTTCTGCTGGCGCAACGGCCTCCTCGTATTGCCGCCATGGCGGCCCTGTACGGGGTCACCATCTTCCATGCCGTCGGATATCCGCTGATGGAGATTGGTCGAGTGGCAGTTTTCGTCATTCCTGTTGCCATCCTGGTTGTCAACGAGCTGATGTGGGCGTCACCCTCGCGCGCCGGTGCCAGCTTCCTGTATGCCGCGCTTCCTATTGAGCGGGGCCATGTCGTGGGGGCGCGCTTGCTCATCACAGGGGCCCACGTGCTCATGATCAGCGCGATGGTGCTGGCGACGCTTGCTATCACCGAGCGTGACGCGGAGGCCTGGCGAAGCAACATCCTGTATTTCCTGGTCGCGCTGATGCTGGTGGCGATATCCCTGCCGATCGCGCTTATCCGCTCTCAGGCGGTGCGGCTATCGATGATCGCGCTCCTCTACTTCCTCGCCCCGGCCGTGGTGGGATTCGTTGAGGGCTTCACCCAGGGGATCAAGGGGGGCGAGTACGCGCCCGGGGCCTCGGCTCTCACGGTATCCGCTCCTGGGCTGTGGCTCTGCGCCGCGAGCTGCGCGGCGGTCGTGGTGGCCTCCGGCCTGTTGACCGCATGGATGTACAAGCGGCAGGATCTCTGA